The Meiothermus cerbereus DSM 11376 sequence TTTGTTACCTGGCTATTAGCCATTGGCTATTTTTATACCGAGTCAAAGTTTATAACAAGTCGGTTGTCCGCGTCTAGCAGTTCAAATGCCACCAGCAGACCTAAAGCCAGCCAGTACAATCTCAATCGGCCATGAAAGATGCACTCAACATCCTCCTGGACACTTTGCGCGGGCTTTTGCTGATGCTGTTGCGGGTGGTCTTTTGGATTCTGGGCGTGTCCGTTGGTCTGCCCCTGACCCTTGTAGCAATTACTGCCCTTATGGTCTTGCTGCTTCAAACCTCTCCCCTCCGCGATGAAGGCCTGCTTTGGCTGGAAAGTTTGAGGTTGCAGCTCAGCAAAGAGCAATGGCTGATGGTCATGTATGTTTCTGCGGGTCTCATCACCCTATGGCTTTACGGGTGGGACAAGTACCAGGCTGCTCGAGGTAGCTGGCGGGTTCCGGAGTGGAACCTGCACTTCTACGAGTTAATCGGAGGCTGGCCGGCTGGACTGCTGGCGCAGCGACTTATACGACACAAAACCGTCAAACGCAGTTACCAGGCGGTTTTCTGGTTAATTGGCTTTTTTCACCTGGCACTGGTGGTTTTTCTGTACGTCGAAACCCCCTGGTGGGGCACGGCCATTGTGGGCTTTTTGGGGCTGGTTGCCTATAGCCACTTCAACAACAAAGAAGTGGCTTGAAGAATTGTCACCGAATCCAGCCCGCTCAAGTCTCCCTCTCGTTAGCGACCTCTAGGTTATGTCTTGTTCAGATGGTCTGGTCAGAAAATGGTTGTTGGCATAAACTCTTGAGTATGTCCGCAAGCTTGCGTGATCGCATTAGAGCTTCATTGCTGCATACCCTAGATAGCTGTGGTCTAAACGACAAGTATCTCGTGAAGGTAGAGTATCCTTCTCCGCTCGGGAGTGCCATCCGCGAGAGCGAGCGAAAGGTGGATATTGCGGTATTGCAAAAAGATGATAAACCCTACCTTTTCATCGAGTGCAAAGAGCAGAAAACCAGCGGCTCCACAGAGGACAAGCTATTTAGAGCCCTGGAGGAAGCCAAGCGAGACCGGCTGCTTGGTGTTCACTCCATTGTAGTTTTCTCAGGTCCCGGTTTTCGCCAGTCCTATGAGCGCTGGGCCATGGTGGAAGGTTTCGTCCACGAAAAGTACGCCAGCTTGTGGCTTGAGCGTTTCTTTTGTAGACGCTGAGGAGCTTATGATAGCTGAACCACTTTCTAGCCCTGGCCTTCCCCCGCTGCTCAAGTGGGCAGGAGGAAAGCGCTGGCTGATAAAACATCTTGAGCCGTACTGGAATAAGCATCGGGAGCGCCCCTTTGTGGAACCTTTTGTCGGTGGAATGGGTGTTACTTTAGGTCTTCGGCCTAAAACGGC is a genomic window containing:
- a CDS encoding DUF1294 domain-containing protein, which codes for MKDALNILLDTLRGLLLMLLRVVFWILGVSVGLPLTLVAITALMVLLLQTSPLRDEGLLWLESLRLQLSKEQWLMVMYVSAGLITLWLYGWDKYQAARGSWRVPEWNLHFYELIGGWPAGLLAQRLIRHKTVKRSYQAVFWLIGFFHLALVVFLYVETPWWGTAIVGFLGLVAYSHFNNKEVA
- a CDS encoding PD-(D/E)XK nuclease superfamily protein — translated: MSASLRDRIRASLLHTLDSCGLNDKYLVKVEYPSPLGSAIRESERKVDIAVLQKDDKPYLFIECKEQKTSGSTEDKLFRALEEAKRDRLLGVHSIVVFSGPGFRQSYERWAMVEGFVHEKYASLWLERFFCRR